A single genomic interval of Streptomyces graminofaciens harbors:
- a CDS encoding LCP family protein has translation MVRSDVRGDGGRPRVGEPAEGDSQGGSYGDDEGEGLTVRVPEQRGSDRRGGGGGRRRAGAPERPRRRRVLRWSAIVLAVVILGTGGAGYLYYQHLNANIKKEKLNLGDTKIAEPTPNAAGQTPLNILLIGSDARDSKENQKLGGAKETFNGPPLADVQMLLHLSADRTNMSVVSMPRDTLLDIPKCTDPDSGEVYEALTYTMTNESLRRGGPGCTVATWQELTGIHIDHFMMVDFSGVVSMADAIGGVPVCVKANIYSHTSEGKGSGLKLKEGTTYIQGKQALQWLRTRYGFEDGSDIARAKAQHMYMNSMVRELRENATITNPNKLRKLAEEATTALTVDEGLGSVAKLYDLSTELRKVEPARITMTTMPYTYVGARVKPKEADAEKLFRLVREDVALDGKDAKKKTTTEDESSDDPAAADDKIGVLVQNGTQTSTLAPVSGRAHTVAQLLVGEGFTRTTSDTTTATTADKTVVRYPSAELEGDAQAVAKALGIPMSQVEKSTNVSGVTLVVGADWRDGTKYEAEKEDDKTPKSADALNGADKSACMKVNPNFTW, from the coding sequence ATGGTGCGGAGCGATGTGCGCGGGGACGGGGGGCGGCCGCGAGTCGGGGAACCCGCTGAGGGTGACTCGCAGGGCGGCTCGTACGGCGATGACGAGGGCGAGGGCCTGACGGTTCGGGTGCCCGAGCAGCGCGGGTCCGACCGGCGCGGTGGCGGCGGCGGGCGTAGGCGGGCCGGCGCTCCCGAGCGGCCACGCCGCAGACGGGTGCTGCGCTGGTCGGCGATCGTCCTGGCGGTGGTGATACTCGGCACCGGGGGCGCCGGTTATCTCTACTACCAGCACCTCAACGCCAACATCAAGAAGGAGAAGCTCAACCTCGGCGACACCAAGATCGCCGAGCCGACGCCGAACGCGGCGGGCCAGACCCCGCTGAACATCCTGCTCATAGGCTCCGACGCGCGGGACAGCAAGGAGAACCAGAAGCTCGGCGGCGCCAAGGAGACCTTCAACGGCCCACCGCTCGCCGATGTGCAGATGCTGCTGCACCTGTCCGCCGACCGCACCAACATGTCGGTCGTCAGCATGCCCCGCGACACCCTGCTCGACATCCCCAAGTGCACCGACCCGGACAGCGGCGAGGTGTACGAGGCGCTGACCTACACGATGACCAACGAGTCGCTGCGCCGCGGCGGCCCCGGCTGTACGGTCGCCACCTGGCAGGAGCTGACCGGCATCCACATCGACCACTTCATGATGGTCGACTTCTCCGGTGTGGTGTCGATGGCCGACGCGATCGGCGGTGTGCCGGTGTGCGTGAAGGCCAACATCTACTCGCACACCAGCGAGGGCAAGGGCTCGGGGCTGAAGCTGAAGGAAGGCACCACGTACATCCAGGGCAAGCAGGCCCTGCAGTGGCTGCGCACCCGGTACGGCTTCGAGGACGGCAGTGACATCGCGCGCGCCAAGGCACAGCACATGTACATGAACTCGATGGTCCGCGAGTTGCGCGAGAACGCGACGATCACCAACCCGAACAAGCTGCGCAAGCTCGCCGAGGAGGCCACGACGGCGCTCACCGTCGACGAGGGCCTCGGCTCGGTGGCGAAGCTGTACGACCTGAGCACCGAGCTGCGCAAGGTCGAGCCGGCGCGGATCACGATGACGACGATGCCGTACACGTACGTCGGCGCCCGCGTGAAGCCCAAGGAGGCCGACGCGGAGAAGCTGTTCCGGCTGGTGCGCGAGGACGTCGCGCTGGACGGCAAGGACGCGAAGAAGAAGACGACGACCGAGGACGAGTCGTCCGACGACCCGGCCGCCGCGGACGACAAGATCGGCGTCCTCGTGCAGAACGGCACGCAGACCTCCACCCTCGCCCCGGTCAGCGGCCGCGCGCACACGGTGGCGCAACTGCTGGTCGGTGAGGGCTTCACCAGGACCACGTCCGACACGACGACCGCGACCACCGCGGACAAGACGGTGGTGCGCTACCCGAGCGCCGAGCTGGAGGGGGACGCCCAGGCGGTGGCCAAGGCGCTCGGCATCCCGATGAGCCAGGTGGAGAAGTCGACGAACGTCAGCGGGGTCACGCTCGTCGTCGGCGCCGACTGGCGGGACGGGACGAAGTACGAGGCCGAGAAGGAGGACGACAAGACTCCGAAGTCGGCGGACGCCCTGAACGGCGCGGACAAGTCGGCCTGCATGAAGGTGAACCCGAACTTCACCTGGTAG
- a CDS encoding glycosyltransferase family 2 protein, translating into MNAKPDVQLPAVSVIMPVLNEERHLRGAVQAILAQEYAGEMEVVIALGPSTDRTDEIAAQLVADDERVHTVPNPTGRTPAALNAAIKASRHPVVVRVDGHGMLSPNYIATAVRLLEETGAQNVGGIMHAEGENAWEDAVAAAMTSKIGVGNAAFHTGGQAAPAETVYLGVFRREALEQQGGYNEEFIRAQDWELNFRIREAGGLIWFSPELKVSYRPRPSVKALAKQYKDYGRWRHVVARYHEGSINLRYLAPPTAVVAIVAGLLVGALLTPLGFVIPGGYLAAIVLGSLPAGRGLGLKARLQIPLALATMHMSWGFGFLTSPKALAKKVIASRRPAVLSEQ; encoded by the coding sequence ATGAACGCCAAGCCCGACGTGCAGCTCCCCGCCGTGTCCGTCATCATGCCCGTCCTCAACGAGGAGCGGCATCTGCGCGGAGCCGTCCAAGCGATCCTCGCGCAGGAGTACGCCGGCGAGATGGAGGTCGTGATCGCCCTCGGTCCGTCCACGGACCGCACGGACGAGATCGCGGCTCAGCTCGTCGCCGACGACGAGCGCGTGCACACGGTCCCCAATCCGACCGGCCGTACGCCCGCCGCGCTCAACGCCGCGATCAAGGCCTCCCGCCATCCGGTCGTCGTCCGCGTCGACGGGCACGGCATGCTGTCGCCCAACTACATCGCGACCGCCGTACGGCTCCTGGAGGAGACCGGCGCGCAGAACGTCGGCGGCATCATGCACGCCGAGGGCGAGAACGCCTGGGAGGACGCGGTCGCCGCGGCCATGACCTCGAAGATCGGGGTCGGCAACGCCGCCTTCCACACCGGGGGACAGGCCGCGCCCGCCGAGACCGTCTACCTCGGTGTCTTCCGCCGCGAGGCGCTGGAGCAACAGGGCGGCTACAACGAGGAGTTCATCCGCGCCCAGGACTGGGAGCTGAACTTCCGGATACGCGAGGCCGGTGGGCTGATCTGGTTCTCGCCCGAGCTGAAGGTGTCGTACCGGCCGCGGCCCAGCGTGAAGGCGCTGGCCAAGCAGTACAAGGACTACGGTCGTTGGCGGCACGTCGTCGCCCGTTACCACGAGGGCTCCATCAACCTGCGTTACCTGGCCCCGCCGACCGCCGTCGTGGCGATCGTCGCCGGCCTCCTCGTGGGCGCCCTGCTGACCCCTCTCGGCTTCGTGATCCCCGGCGGCTATCTCGCCGCGATCGTGCTGGGCTCGCTCCCCGCGGGCAGGGGGCTGGGGCTCAAGGCGCGCCTCCAGATCCCCCTCGCCCTCGCCACCATGCACATGTCGTGGGGCTTCGGCTTCCTCACCAGCCCGAAGGCCCTGGCGAAGAAGGTCATCGCCTCGCGGCGCCCGGCGGTTCTCAGCGAGCAGTAG